The region AAAGTCTTTGAATCTCATTAATTAGTGATAGGTAGAtgtatttatcaaaaaaaaaaaaagattgattTGATAGTAGAGACAAAGTAGGAAAATAATACATAACCAAACGTGTAAAGTAGGGTAGAATAATACTTAACTTCTAAATTATCCACATATATCACTACTTTTCTAATATTATTGTATCAATCTCTACAGCCATTTGTGATTGTAAATCTTTATAATATATATGATTATGTATAATTTATCAAAGGCATGTTTGAATGTTATTGTATAACTAATCAATGACCCAAAAATACTAACGCCAATTTTGCGCAAACCATTCATAACATTTAAAAGGTCTAAAAAATACGGATATAAAAAAAATCTGTCGTAATGTGTGCACACACTAAACACATTTACACAACATATTATACAATAGAGCATAAGCACCCCCAATGATCATTCAGACTCCTAGGATACCTGGCCATTTATCTCTTCACTAATTCTCAAGGTCGCAAACCGTATTAAAATTTTCTATTTAAAGAGCTGATTCTCcttgttcataaggatcttctgGGGATTATTCTATCTAATAAGTCTCACTTCAGGAGGAAGtgagcactcgctattctttgaagggatttcaagagaatctgtgtttcatcaaaaccagattTGTACTGAAGAGTACATCAAAGATTAAGGCAATAGTTtcagagggagtcttacattgtttaagtcaatgcttttatacacattatttctttactaattggtttattctctgagCGTGACCCCatggatgtaggttatctgaaaggatttttgaaccacgtaaaaattctcggGTGTTGATTTTTACCTGTTTTTCTATTTCTGTTGTAACAGTTGCATAAGTAGTGTTAACAAAACTGACATATGTtgaaacaacttaatcagtattCCGCATTTAATTGAGctatttattttaaatcacttggtaatattaaaatacagaatttcaattggtaccatagcgggtcactaaactcttagtgcgatcttgtatttttttttttttctgtttgtcTTGTGCCTTGTGAAATATCTTTCTTTTCAGAAGGTGGTTCAATAACACGTCCTCCCTTGTTGAATAACTCTAACTATTcttattggaaagttagaatgaaagATTTCGTCAAATCATTTGATGAAAATGCATGGAGATCAATCTTAACTGGTTGGACACCACCTACTGAATCTGATGATCTGACAAAGGTAAAATTTGAAATCAActaactctgcccaatttttttggatttattaattgaacatgttttatatatgtagtatttattcatagagttgtaatttaaattttctAGGATTGGCGATATGTTTTGAATAGGATATCGAGAATTTGTGTATTGCGTTGATAACCATAAGTCCCTAGTTTGAAGTAACATTATCACGCCTCTTGATTAGATAAGATTACTTTGAACTACAgatttgggtagtcctatttataagGACAATTctgctaatttttttaaaatatatttaatacataagaaatttcaaaattttaaataattacttaGGTGAACTTCACTTGTTTAGTTGTATGAACACTTTAGATGTTTATGTGGTACTTAGCTTTTATTtctatatgaatatgtttatatatatatatatatgtacatcacGTTTATATAGTTTgtgaatttgttttattttaagtttattggaatgttcaaatatatttattaatattaaaataattgcaaattagaattaaaaaattaattatgaaaatattttataaaaaccaaaataataataaaaataaaaatattttctttagaaaaaaagACATTTAACCTTagttattatgtaaaaattgAAGTTAAATGGTACCATTTTAACttcagttattatgtaaaaactgaagttaaagggtaccctttaactttggttattatgtaaaaaccgaagttaaagggctTTAACATCGGTTtatttaacttcggtttttacataataatggAAGTTAAATGTAcattttaacttcggtttttacataataaccgaattTAAATGgtaccctttaacttcggtttttaaatACTTTTAACTTCGCTTGGATTAACTTCAGTTAATATCTGCGTGAGATCCGAAGAATAACAAGcaaaaaaactgaagttaaagcctatttttgtagtTGAGTAGAAGAAACTAACTACGAACAAAAAAGAGGTCAAAGGATGAGACGAGAGAAAATAATAGATAAGGTACAACGTGTAAAGTAGGGTGGAAATTAATGGAACtaatactaatttgattatattaTTTTGTCTATTGAGAAGAAATTCATTATAGTCTCAAGAGAAAAATCACAACGTGTAAACTAAGTTGGAATAATTGGCTCACTATGTTTAATCGATCGAAGACTAGATAATGAATGAGAAAGTGAATCCTTTAACTAAGTCATATAACTTATAAGATTTTTCAACATTATATATAAAGTAGAATTATTTATTATCGAAGTCAGTGGAACTATTTTTGTTCAAAAGTCAGGCATATCACACATACACGTACAGCCGACGTTAATAGTTTATCTTTTTTTGTCCATTTCTTTTACAAAATTTGACTTAAAACTATAACCTTTTATGCcttcttatttattcatttatttaaatgaagaaaaaataacatgACAAATATTGACAATTTTAACGTTAGTAATTTTTTTAACTTTCAAATCAAATGGCCAATATTTTAAATGGTGCAAGGGAGcactatatatattaaaatattgtgTAAAATTTAACACTATATTTGCCACATACATTAATTAGAGATGATCTTATTAACGGTTAATATGCtggtaaattttaattaaaactagtttttttttatattaaaagatttatACTAGTATTAAttgttcatctttttttttttttaaaaagaagaagaagaagaagaaattgttGATTCATGCctaattaataatgataataattggCATATTATGGTGTGAGTAGTGCCTATATATTGAGAAGAAAAGTCATTAATTGATCACTTTCCCATAAGATAAGGTGATCTCACTAGATGTGTCATTAATTGATGGAGGTCCTTCACATATTTATCAAGAGTGACATTCTATTGGGGAGAACAAAAACAAGAAGAAAGATCAAACAAAAACTGGCCAAAACGTGTTATCACTATTTTGACTAGTTTCAAACTTTTAATGAAGAAAACTTGTGGTTCGAATTCTATTATATATAGGTGATAAagtcattgatttttttttatatatcttcCTACATGTGGTCTATGTATAATTAATGTTGGGGTGATGACTTTGTTGTGAGAGTATCTATTGAGAAGAAAAGTCTTTGAATCTCATTAATTAGTGATAGGTAGAtgtatttatcaaaaaaaaaaaaagattgattTGATAGTAGAGACAAAGTAGGAAAATAATACATAACCAAACGTGTAAAGTAGGGTAGAATAATACTTAACTTCTAAATTATCCACATATATCACTACTTTTCTAATATTATTGTATCAATCTCTACAGCCATTTGTGATTGTAAATCTTTATAATATATATGATTATGTATAATTTATCAAAGGCATGTTTGAATGTTATTGTATAACTAATCAATGACCCAAAAATACTAACGCCAATTTTGCGCAAACCATTCATAACATTTAAAAGGTCTAAAAAATACGGATATAAAAAAAATCTGTCGTAATGTGTGCACACACTAAACACATTTACACAACATATTATACAATAGAGCATAAGCACCCCCAATGATCATTCAGACTCCTAGGATACCTGGCCATTTATCTCTTCACTAATTCTCAAGGTCGCAAACCGTATTAAAATTTTCTATTTAAAGAGCTGATTCTCcttgttcataaggatcttctgGGGATTATTCTATCTAATAAGTCTCACTTCAGGAGGAAGtgagcactcgctattctttgaagggatttcaagagaatctgtgtttcatcaaaaccagattTGTACTGAAGAGTACATCAAAGATTAAGGCAATAGTTtcagagggagtcttacattgtttaagtcaatgcttttatacacattatttctttactaattggtttattctctgagCGTGACCCCatggatgtaggttatctgaaaggatttttgaaccacgtaaaaattctcggGTGTTGATTTTTACCTGTTTTTCTATTTCTGTTGTAACAGTTGCATAAGTAGTGTTAACAAAACTGACATATGTtgaaacaacttaatcagtattCCGCATTTAATTGAGctatttattttaaatcacttggtaatattaaaatacagaatttcaattggtaccatagcgggtcactaaactcttagtgcgatcttgtattttttttttttctgtttgtcTTGTGCCTTGtggtcaaaccactataaattatttgtatCGTTTTACTTGATTTCAGttcatttaattaattcatgTCGTATAATTTGACTATGTGTCGTTGACGAAAACACTGGTCAATAATAACTATTGAAAACTCTTCCATTTTTATATACTAAGTATAAGTaacatgcaatgcacgtttgcttagttttatttaaaaattattatatatattttaattatcatttaattttaaataaataaacaatatcatatattataaaagaacatTGTCCATAGtcttaaagaaataaataatatcataatttttatttaaaaatatcgtTAAACCAAGAATTCGTtagatacacactttttatatataaaaatatgatgcattctagttttaaagtAAATAATTTGATGTTGTTTAATAGTTTTAATTTTAGTGtccataataatttaaattttggtatttttttatgttttgatttatatattaaaaataaaatttaaagtgaACACAGAaatttatgtataaatatattattcaattaatgaCTAGAACTATTAAAATAAGTGGTTTCTCAATAAAATACTAAAGGACAAAATAACAAATATGTACATTTATGTCTTATGTcaatattacatatatgtttggataaataaaatatattaagtgATAAGACAAATAAttgataaaagaaagaaaaaaattaaacacataaatatttttttgttatagtttttaaaacataattgatagagtaatttaaatactttaatatgaaattttaaaatatgtaatgagaaattattatggcttatttattatttattattttttattttaaatttatttaccttatttagataatCTTCTAATCTATTTACCTTTTTTTTAGATGACTTTAATACTAACAGTGTTAGAAAACAAAAAAAGgtattaaatctaacataaaTTAACAATTTCCGTTaaactcatatttataatatatatgatatttaatactttttttgttaagataatattatatatacacataaaataCACCTGAGatataaaatatatatgatatgttcataataaaaatatataaacatatactattattattgttattattaattcatatactattattaatgttattattacttgtttatcaaaaaaaaaatagacataGTGACGTATAATTAACAAAATGACATGTATCCCGGCTGGTTAATTAAGCTCGACCAGATAGTTAAGAATTTCCCTCCTCGGGTTCATCCGATATAGTTAAAGGATGTTGTTCGAAGACAACAGTTTAAATACATGTAAACTATGATGGCTCGAAGAAGCCATGGTCGTAGGAAATCCCTAGATGCAATTCAAACGACTAGATGAGCAACCCGAATCTTACAAGAGATATATTTAACAGtgatttgaatgtattttttttatattcttttattgcaTACTGAGTTGTAACAAACTCGTATTATTCCTTTAAGGCCCAAGACCCACTAGAGACTATAAATAAAGACCTTTCACCATCATTATTTTTCATGCGCACTTATTACATACATAAACTCTTTCAAACTGtattttctctctcaatcttAATTAAGAAATAACTCAGCTGAATCGTGTTCTTATGATCTTGAGTCTGAGACATTTGTgataaataaaagtgcaagtggacgtaagTCATTATCAATTCTTGGAGCCGAACGACTATATATTTATACACATATTTATATGTTGTGTACTTAAGTTcagttattttattatttattatcatttacttgactcagtgtcgttgattAAATCTGTGATCAACATTACTGAATACATTTAATTTTGAAaagtaatttttatttatttaaaaatatttttttgttgtgcctttaaatcataaatattttttaaatttatttatattttgaatattttaaaaaatataaacaaaaaagtaAAATATGGACAATTAAGTCAATTAATGACAGATTCCAATGTTCATTCCAACAAGAATTCAAACATCATAATCATTTTTCAACACCAGTAAAATATTTACATTACGAATTAGTTTTAACGTTGTCCTTACGAATTAGTTTTAATGAGGCAAACACAAATATTATGGTACTTTCTACGGTTTGGCTTTTGTCTTTTTGATGGTTTTAACGTGGAAAATACGAATTGGTTTCATGTGGTGATGACTCATTAGTATTGGGACGTGGAAATGATGACAAACTGTTGTAACGATGCATGCATATGTGAAGATAGACTTGAGCTCCGCCACTCGTGTACACATCAAGTTGAATAAATGGAGataacatatataattatatatatatatatccacacaTTTCTGTCTATTTTTAAAGGAATAAGGGAATTGCATGGTCTCTACCAAGATCATAAAAACCATTATTAAGTTGTAAAGAAACACTATGGCTCTTTCATTATTAGTTGTGATTAATGTACTGATTCATTTTCTGCTACTATCTCATCAACTTGTTAATTCTATGCAGCCTTCTTGCCATGATGAGGAGAGAAATGCTTTGATACAATTCAACAAAAGCTTTAAATTAGATTGTCGGAGTAGACCTGATCCCTTTTTTACTATAGTTGTCCATCCAAAGACATCGTCTTGGGGATCCAATAATGGTACCAACTGCTGCTCGTGGGATGGTGTTGACTGTGATGTGGAGACTGGTCATGTCATTGGTCTTTACCTCGATAGTTCATGTCTCTACGGCTCTTTCCACTCCAACAACACTATCTTTCACCTTGTTCATCTTCAGGAGCTTGATCTTAGTTATAATAACTTCACTTTCTCTCCAATTCCCACTGCCATGGGCTTTTTTCCGGAGTTGACATTTCTTAACTTGCGTTCTTCTTTCTTCCAAGGTCAGATTCCATCTCAACTTTCACTTTTGTCTAAGTTGTCTTACCTTGACCTGTCATATAACACTGGTGGTAACGATCCATCTGTAGTTGTGGATCTTTTGAAACTTAAAAATCCCAATCTTGGAAGCCTAGTCCAAAACTTGACTGCTTTGGATATTATGTCTCTATACTATGTGGACATGGGTTATGAACTAGGTGATTCCTTGGCAAATTTGACTTCTTTGAAATATCTTGGTCTAGGAGGTTGTGGATTGTATGGCCCTATTCCATCTTCACTTGTTGAATTAACCCAGCTTTCTATTCTAAATCTCAAAGAAAATGATTTCACTGGGTACATCCCATCTTTTGTTCAAAACCTCACCCACCTTTCCGTAATAAATTTAGATTCCAATCAAATTTCAGGGCCAATCCCTTCTTGGTTTGGAAATCTTACTGCAATACACAAGATATATTTTTCTTCAAACAAATTGATTGGTTCAATTCCGCCATCCTTGTTCAAACTCAATAATCTTGTAATTCTCGAACTCTCGCAAAATAGTTTGAGTGGTACATTGCAGTTAGATTCATTTCTTAAACTGAGAAATCTCACTACCCTTGATCTAAGCTACAACATGATTTCATTACATATTGAAGAACGAGAAAGAGATCCTAACACCACACTTTCAAATTTCTATTTTCTATCGTTGGCCTCTTGCAACTTGAGCAAGTTTCCTGAATTTATTGGTAATCAAACTAATCTCGAACTGTTGGACCTTTCCAATAACAATATATATGACCAAATTCCCCTAAATCTAATGAACTCAAGTCTTCAACGCTTGGAAGTGATGGATATATCCAACAACTTGATAACAGGGTTTCATAACCATCAAACCATTCTACCTTGGTCTAGTCTGCGTTATTTAGCAATCCAATCTAACTTGTTGGAAGGACAACTGCCAATTCCTCCATCATCTGTCACACATTACGATGCCTCTGACAATATTCTAAGTGGTGAAATTCCCAAGTCGATATGCAATTTGAGTTCAATTTTGATCCTTGATTTGTCAAACAATAACTTGAGTGGGGAGTTTCCTCGTTGTTCAGACGATATGATCAGTGGCTCTATAATAGCTTTGAATTTGAGAAACAACTCTTTCCATGGCACCATTCCTCTTGAATGTCAGCAGCAGGAAAGTGATTTGAGAATGGTGGATTTCAGTCACAATAATTTTCAGGGAAAACTTCAGCGACCATTTGCAACATGTGTGAATCTTGAGTTTCTTGACTTTTCTTACAATCAAATCAGTGATGTGTTCCCATCTTGGCTTGGGAGGTTTCCTTtgttaaaagttgttttaatgaGGGAAAACAAATTTCATGGAGTCATAGGGAAACCTGAATACACTGAGGGTGAGTTTCCAATGCTACAAATTATTGATGTGTCTCACAATTATTTCACAGGGGCATTGCCTTCTCAATATATGCTCTTATGGGATGCTATGAAAGCTTTTAAGGTGAGCAATTTGAAATACATGAACGCATGGGAAAATGTCACCTTCAACACACATGCTACTATTAGTGGAAGCACTTTCTATAATTATTCAACAACATTTGTGATGAAAAGTGTGGCAACAAGCTATGGGAAAATCCCAGTAAATCTAGCAGTCATTGACCTATCGAGCAACAATTTCAGTGGTCAGATTCCTGAGTCCATTGGAAGCCTCAAGGCTCTCTACTCACTCAACCTTTCAAACAATGCGCTCACAGGTCACATTCCACCATCGTTGGGGGCATTAACAGAATTGGAATCATTAGACCTTTCTCAAAACCAACTGTCGGGAAAGATTCCTCAGCAACTAACAGAGCTAATATTCCTCCAAAAGTTTGATGTCTCTTATAACAATCTCACAGGTCCTATACCACAGGAGAAACAGTTCCACACGTTTGAGAATACCTCATTTGAGGGTAATCAAGGACTGTGTGGAGATCCATTGTGGAAGAAATGTGAAAACTGGCTGCTCCCACCATCATCTGCTTTAAATAAAGATGCTGATTCTAATTTTGCCATTGAACTAGACTGGAAATTCGCTTTGGCTGGACTTGTTAGCGGGCTTGTTATTGGACTCTCTCTTGGGGAGATGGTGATCCCAAGGACACGGTTGGTGTGGTTGATCTACTTCTCTAGAACAAGATTGGCGGAGCTGATGATCAGAAACTAATTAAGTGTGTATGTATCCACAATAGCTGTTGTTCCTATATTATTTCTTCTGCTATATAAGTACTACTGTACAACTAATAAACATATTGGTGTGTTTTTCTTTTGTATAAATTAAATTATGTCCTTTCTATACCCAACTTTGTGAATGTAACATATATCATTGTATAAGAACCACATTTTCTTTTTCCAAAGTTTTTATGTCCCTTCTAATAAGTCATTAATTATGtcatctccttttctttctttaactatACTATCATCATTGGTGGGGACCAAAGAGATATGGCTCTCCTCTCTCGTCATATAATGATTCATCTCTCATTCTCTCGTAACTTTTATGAGAAGAAAAACATGGCTTTCAAACTAGTAAGTGGCTGGTGGCGATGGTCAATCATATAAATGTATTTACAAAACTCAAGACATTGCATTTCATTTGTATTTATCTATACAATCTGGAACTTATTAGGAGAATTTTGAAAATACTACTGTCTGATGCAATTTAGTTGACGTTAACGAGCATAGCTTCATGTACAATCTGAATTGAAAATATACTACTCACATGCAATTATTGTTGTAAAACCCTGATTGCCTAGCTTtatttttagacaaaatattttaaattgcaAAAAACCAGATGCATATTATCCTATAATTCAGCTAGTTTTTTTTTAGTGAAAATCTCTTTTAGTTTGAATacaatttttaccttatttatcacaatcAATCTTTATTGGTAAAATATTGTATTTTATCTTGTGAGAATACTTTCAGGAATTATGTTCATTCACGAATAAAGAAGgtttcgaaaatgaacatggtcaaaagaattGACCATGTTCGTTTTGTCAGATAAGTCTGATGTCGTTGCTGACTCAGAATGCTAGCCTTGGACAattttttttcctataaatatCTTGACAGGGCCTTTGGAAATTTTACCTCTTCCATTTCgaaatttgtaaacattatgttattttgaagagcgttttctttgtagagattaagtttgttcaccttaatctttgtgagagtgttcagtgtacttgtggatatctatctagtccttTGTAAACAGGTAGTGTTTATTGTGAatgtgttcataaggatcttcgagAGAGGTaactatctaagtctcacttcgggaggaagtgagcactcactattctttgaagggatttcaagagaatctgtgtttcatcaaaaccagattTGTAGAAAAGAGTACCATAAGATTGAGGCAATATTTTaaggagtcttacattgtttaagtcaatgcttttatacacattatttctttactaattggtttattctctaggCGGCCCCatggatgtaggttatctgaaaggatTTCTGAACTATGTAAAAATTCTCGTGTGTTGATTTTTACCTGTTTTTTTGTTTATGTTGTAACAGTTGCATAAGTAGTGTTAACAAAACTGAAATCTATcgaaacaacttaatcagtattccacatttaattaagttgtttattttaaatcacttggtaatattaaaatatggaatttcaattggtatcagatcgagtcactaaactcttagtgtgatcttgtatttttttttctgtttgttttgtgccttgtgaaatgtctttctttgtagAATGTGGTTCAATAACATGTCCTCCcttgttgaatgactctaactattcttattggaaagttagaatgaaagCTTTCATCAAATCATTGgatgaaaaggcatggagatcaATCTTAACTAGTTGGACACCATGTagtgacccaactatttctaagaccttggatcaTTAGATCcactatacatagctactattttgggaaagatacataagaaataatataactttattaaatctcgaaatattgtatcaaatacataataatagaaaatatggcatgggtactcattgtttaaaacataaaacataattttaaactaaagaaaatattTAGAAAACTAAATGtggaaaaacatgatttaaaagactaaaaataaataacttcatcctcgatcaacatgtagtccacacattccatccatcctcaacacacaagttaagctaccaagaatccttctgccttccatattcattttcctacatcacactaaaaataaaggaatgagcctaatgcccagcaaggaaaaactactaacaccataaacatacacataaaatcatatcataacatatcctataaacatatcataacatatactaaaaacatattataacatatactataaacatattataacacattccatataagactatactaataatggccattatgacatgtgataaaccatctacgtcccctgtctaatatttgaggtaggttagtccacatgtagtgtatgataacccatctacgtcccctgtctaatatttgaggtagggtaaatcataacataacatattaaaacataaacttatcataacatattatacataacataacataaaatcataacatatcatacaaacatacaagatctagcctattttccttaccaaaaccgggatatttgagaacaaatgcgggacttggaacactcctaaaccaataataagaatagtgagtatttcttaaaagaaagagaagaaaagactagaactaaaccaccaagagaaaacttaccgaaaacacaccttaagttcaaagaa is a window of Humulus lupulus chromosome 4, drHumLupu1.1, whole genome shotgun sequence DNA encoding:
- the LOC133831842 gene encoding receptor-like protein 6, which encodes MALSLLVVINVLIHFLLLSHQLVNSMQPSCHDEERNALIQFNKSFKLDCRSRPDPFFTIVVHPKTSSWGSNNGTNCCSWDGVDCDVETGHVIGLYLDSSCLYGSFHSNNTIFHLVHLQELDLSYNNFTFSPIPTAMGFFPELTFLNLRSSFFQGQIPSQLSLLSKLSYLDLSYNTGGNDPSVVVDLLKLKNPNLGSLVQNLTALDIMSLYYVDMGYELGDSLANLTSLKYLGLGGCGLYGPIPSSLVELTQLSILNLKENDFTGYIPSFVQNLTHLSVINLDSNQISGPIPSWFGNLTAIHKIYFSSNKLIGSIPPSLFKLNNLVILELSQNSLSGTLQLDSFLKLRNLTTLDLSYNMISLHIEERERDPNTTLSNFYFLSLASCNLSKFPEFIGNQTNLELLDLSNNNIYDQIPLNLMNSSLQRLEVMDISNNLITGFHNHQTILPWSSLRYLAIQSNLLEGQLPIPPSSVTHYDASDNILSGEIPKSICNLSSILILDLSNNNLSGEFPRCSDDMISGSIIALNLRNNSFHGTIPLECQQQESDLRMVDFSHNNFQGKLQRPFATCVNLEFLDFSYNQISDVFPSWLGRFPLLKVVLMRENKFHGVIGKPEYTEGEFPMLQIIDVSHNYFTGALPSQYMLLWDAMKAFKVSNLKYMNAWENVTFNTHATISGSTFYNYSTTFVMKSVATSYGKIPVNLAVIDLSSNNFSGQIPESIGSLKALYSLNLSNNALTGHIPPSLGALTELESLDLSQNQLSGKIPQQLTELIFLQKFDVSYNNLTGPIPQEKQFHTFENTSFEGNQGLCGDPLWKKCENWLLPPSSALNKDADSNFAIELDWKFALAGLVSGLVIGLSLGEMVIPRTRLVWLIYFSRTRLAELMIRN